The genomic window ATGCAGCTAGCACTGATGACCACTTCATAGGATGGCATGGGGTGTAAATGAAAGGCATTTCTGAAAGCTGGAAGTGTCATTAGGACAGAAAAAGTATGGCTTTTCCTTCACTTCCTCTGTTTCAGGTTTTTGTATAGATTCAggaagaaaactatttttttggCTGCAGCTAATACTGCTGAGTTATTTCAGAACAAGACCGTGAGGACAAAGCTTGGTTCCAAAGCTGTTCAAAGATCTCTGTTCCAAAGATGGACTaaaaagttgtttctttttcttgctctgtgaTGCAGTTTCCCATCTACACTGTGACAACAGTTTCTAGGGTTTCACTGTTCAGAAGATCACCAAAACTGgtaaaaatagttttctgagaaagaggaagaatcACAAGGGACTTTGCAACTTCTTACATTAATTTCTGGAGAAAGCTGAATTATTGTTGAAAAAAAGTCTAAATGGACTCTCTTGATTCAGAATAAGTGTGTTTACTTAGTCATAATATGAAATAACTAAAAGAGGTTGTATAAACTGTTAACATTCTgtcacaactgaaaaaaattaaataaagggGAGAACAAGAGaatgagaaaggaggaaggaagagcttCCAAGAACTAAAATTGGAGTAGTCCTAAAGGGCACCACAATGTTTTAGTGAACAAGTAATGGCACATTGCTGAGCGAATTATGGGGATTTTAGTCACAGCTTTGTATTTAGATCAGACACATTTATATATGCTGCAATTTTGAAGCAAAGAATACAACTAGACTAGAGGCCTTTACTCAGATTGTACAAGATTAAAAACTTACTGCAGACTTCCTATATGTAAAAATTTGTGTAAACAGCCTTTGAAGAAATTAGTCTGCAATTTGGCTGCTTTATCAACAGCAGTAAGACCTGAAGCATAGTTCTGGACCCTGCCAATAAAACAAGTGTGATGTGTCAGTACACTAATGTCTGTCGATGATATGAAGGTGTCTTTGAGAGATGTACTCTACCTTGCATTCTTCAGTAGGTCCAGGACCCACTGTTCCCACAGGAGAAACTCTGTCTTTTTGTCAGCATCGAAGATACCAGTGGTCTCAGCTCTGTCCCTACAGAGTCACTTTCCAGTTGCTGGAATAAGAGGTCTGAACCAATACTGTCCTAGCCCCTTGGAGGAAAAAGGAGCCCTTTAATGGTGTGAAGGAGAGAACAGGGcttctgtgctgctcctcctgtcCTCACATGAGAGGGGAcagatttctttcctgctgtCACCACTCAAAGCATAAGCCAGGATGCAGGGGGCCCTGTGGCATGTGTATTTAAGACTTTATGTTGATCTCATTTCTTGCATGGCTGTATGATCCCAAAGAATTACAGCTATTTATCTGATCATAGTATTACGCAGTGGCTTGCAAGCTACCTGGCATGTCCTGCTGCACAGTGTGGAGGGGGGCCAACATGCTGTTTACACCCCTGAGCCAGAACTGACCCTGCTGATTTGCCCAGACCTGCCAGGAAAAGCATTGGGGAAGTGTTCCCTCATCCATACACATATCAGGAACCTGCAGAAATTAACACATTCCTACTCAATAGGTGCCAGAAACCTATTGCTTTGCTTGCCAGTCGTCTGCTACTCTTCTACctttcatcattatttttacGTCCTCTGTTTCTTCCTACTCTCTGCATCCTGAAGATTTTTAAGCTCCATGAAATTCTCACTGTGGTCACCCAAAGCTGTTGACTTATCCCAAACCGAGTCCCCAGCTGGTCAGACAAGCAAGAACCTTACTGCAGGGAAGGCAAACAACTGGTTTTGATGGGTAAGAGATGGGAGAAGCTGTAAGAGGCAGCACTCCCCTGTCACGGGGTCTAAAACCAGCCCTGTCACAGAGCACTCATGTGCTGCGTTGTTTAAACTTCTAACTTCAAATACTTCTTGTccattaaataataaaaaaatagaggaagGAGTGTAATGTTACACACTGCCCATGTCTACATTAGCGAAGTGGTACAGGACGAGCAGATCTATAAGCAGACTTGTCTGTGGGTTTTGAGCATTTACTTTCAATTTGTTTCAGTCTGGTCATACGGAATAAGCATCCACTGGAGTGTGTTTTCAGTTTAGTTTCATCTGAAGAGAGCCTTGTTCACATGCTTTGAGACTAAAGCAAACTAAAGAATCGTAAGTGGACTTTGAAAGTGCAGTCCTGAGCTGAATTAAAATACTCATGTTTATGCACCCAGTGTTAAACAAGTATTGCAGTATTAGAGACAGAAGAAGGGAATACCTTTGAAGTCAAAATATTAGGTAAGGCTGGTATTTTaccactttcttttcctgttgtcCCCTTCCTTTTAGTTTTAgcatttttacaagaaaatgaaGGCAATTGACCTGCTAGATGTTAACTAAGGAGGAGTTAACTGATCagcaaaggagaaggggaaaaatagtCATATTTACTCTCTTGAAGATGAAACAGAGCTAATGCATataaaaggggaaataaaaggaGCAGTGATGAAAAGAATGTTTCTGGTATTCTTATTTGCAGCTTTATATCTGGAAAAAGACAGGCATCTTAATCACCCGTTCAAGAAGATGGCACTATTTTTGCTTGGTATTAGAACTTTCATCCTGCCTAATCCACCTTCTCGATCATTTACTTCTTTTGCTTAGTTAGATTCTTGTATCTCTGGACAACTTGGGCGATGTGCAGTGACCCATTACTCTCCCAAATGGCTGTGGCCAAAAAGCTGactttgtcctttcttttcatcACAGGAGTTCTCTTAACCAGAGATCATCCTCTTGTTGCTGtgaagtttaagaaaaaaaaaaaaaaaaggagggattTATCATTAGCAGCATTCATGTCTAATTTGCCACTTCTATATCAATTGCTTATTTCTTTCTAGAAGCAACATCCAACTCTGTGTGCAGACTGTTTTTCAACTCCATGGTGGGTAGAGAAGAAGAATTACTTGGGATCAGGGgttcccttctgttttctccaggAGTGTTACAGCCTACTCTGCCTGAGGGAGTTGTGAAAGAGGAGATTGGCagagtgggagctgctgtgcaggatCTCTTGGCAGCAAGGACCAGGGACTCTTGTCCTGTTGCACTGAATGGCAGAAGCAAAGCAGCACAGCGTCCTGCTGCTGACATATCCAAAGGTGACAGCCAACTCCAAAATAACTCCAAAAACTGCTGTGCTTCAGGAACACGGTAGTGGGGCAGGAGTACTGCCGTTGTTATCAGTAGAAGTTGCTTGTTATTTAATAGAGAGTTTATGAGTGTTCAGAAGGGCAGAGGCCACAGCAGAATGACCATTGACATTCAGTATCCACTGCCATTTGGGGGTTAAAGTTTATATCTGCAGTGTGGAACTGGCCCAGTtgtaaaactgagaaaattatCTCATGCAGCAGACCTGTACGTAAATTGCAGTCCAGAGTACTAATAAGTTACTCTGGATATCAGAAGAATTTAGGCTGATGTTGTGACTTTTGAACTGGAACAGTACCCATGTAGTGCAAGACCAGGATTTGTTTGTGGCTTTCTAAAAACATATATGCTGTACATATTAGTAGCTCTCTGTTTGCCAGGGTTCTTTTCCCTTCAGAGCATCATTAGCCAAACCGTGATGTGATCTGCTGTGTCGAGCTAAAAAGGAGTATGCCTGACAAGTGAGACAGCTCTCTCAGAGTAGGAACTCTAGATGGGCATGGgagaaaagagataaaatttcttttagaaattttagaaatttgCGGTACATTGTAGTACTCAGTCATACTTTAATTCTGTCTACAGAGAtatctagagaaaaaaattctcatgaaaatggactttttttcaAGATATTACTGATTTTTGAGAGAGTGGGACAGCCTTGAAAATGTAGTTTTAAGACCATCCATGTCAACGAACAGCAAGAAATTGTGCTTTGCCTGTAATTGTaatctgatttttctccccttgttCAAAAAGGGGAAACATTTTCCACAGTAAACTTTTGATCTAATCTGATAGTAACACTTTACCTTTTTTTACCACTTTCCATTTCTCAAAGCCagttgtttctgtgtttattaaACTTCAGCAGGAAAATTGGCACATGAACAAAGAATCCCCGTCTGCATGTTCCTGAGTAAAAGGCTGGTAgaaaacacaacttttttttttttttgattatgtGAATTGCTCTAATTCTTTTAGTTACTCCTGTATCCCTAGAGAGCCCGTGTGATGAACTCCCTTTGCCAATGCCCTCTTTCCCCATCAGCTGGTGTTCAGGGCAGCAATGGGGGAAATGGGACAGAAGGCCATGTTAGCGAATGAAAAGAACGCTGTGTAAAAATCATGGGGGaccaggcagggagaggatggTTTGGGTAAGACATTTTGTAGGGGAGCTTGGAGCCGCTGTTgtggaagggaagagcaggCTGGGTGTGCAGGAGGGAGGTTGCCAGGCTCTGCGAGTGAAGGGCCGTGGTATGTGGGGCTGGCCGGCTGCTCAGCCTGAGAAAGCAGCCTGTGGTGTGGAAACCGGTGTGGGAcacaaaaggaggaaggaacagcAACAAGGAGGCAGGGAAGACCGAAAGAGGGGTGGCAAGAGGCTGAGGAAATGGGGAGCAGCAGTTCGGTTTCAAGAAGCAGCAGGTACACATCTGGACTCAGTAGAGCATGCTGCTGTCTGGGACCTAGAAGGGAGCCCAAAAGTCCCAAACCCTGGGGCTCCCTCCCAAGGGATTTTTGGGTACGGAGAGGACCTTAAAATGGCTCCACTGCCAGACTGCCAGACATATATTTTACATAGCATGACAGAGTTTCTCATTTCCTCTCACAGCAGTGACTAGATTTGGCCTCGCTTATTGGAAACCTTCCATCCATCATACACTTCTCGGCAGAATGTGCATGTCGTCACCTTTTATTACTGCTCCATATAAAACATGACTATCTCCTACTCCTAGTACTCCATTAGTGGAAGTATAAGAGATCTATCCACTGCTACAGATTTCAGCTAGGATAATAAGTAGCATGGATGCCAGTATTGTGGTACGTGatgaatttcctttttcttttgtttatttttaagcaggACAAAAGAACACAATCTtgcaaaataaagcaataaaatgctAGAATTAAGGTGGCTTCTGGTATCCCAATTCAGCTCCTTGTGCATGTGCCTTTAGAAACACTAATTGCGTGAATGGGCTTCATGTACCCATGAGATGGGCAACTCTTCCTGTGTCACTGTGTATTAAAACATAACATATTTATTGTCTAATGAGTGGCAGTGTTTATTGCATGCTATGTGAACTCACCTAGACAACAGAATTTAGTTGACTCATGGTGTTCTGTGTGACACTTCTCACTGTACTACCAGAGTGTTTTACAAATGTTTGCTTCTCACTTGAGCCACACATGAATAATCTGGAGGCATTCTTAATTTAGGCTAGGAGTTAATACACAGAAAACGCAAGGAAAAAACTCCTTCCACTTATTTTAGCTGCTCCATATGATATGCTTCTgactgattttttctttccaaaaatacTACATGCATAGTACCAGTGGATTTTAGTTACAGATGTGTACTCAACAGTTCACAAATCAGATGCAAATCTGAAGTTGCAGAGTTAGAAAAGCAAGAGTATCTATCTTACTGGAAGTCACTTGAGGAATTCCAAAATTAAAGCTGAAAGAAGTCATTGAGGTGGGAGCAGGATTGAATTTTTCAGCACGTTGTAATGGTATTAACCATAAagttcctccctccccccccttttttttaatatagctTCTTGCTATGTTCAATGTTTTTGTTGCAGAATTTGGAAATGAATTAGAGACTAAAGTCTGATTCATGTATTTAAGCATTATTCATCTGTATTGAATGAGGCCAGAAACTGTAATCCTGTAATTTCTTGCACTTCAATGTCAATTTTGATATGATCGTGTTCCtgttaaagtattttcttctataCAGAGTAATTTATCTGGCATCTGTCTCCCAAGATGGAAATACTGTATCGAGAATTAACACCATGATCTTTGTTGATAATGTATCCATGTAAAGTACATGTTCCTAGTAACATGTTCAAGAAAGCTGTAGTTTGGATCATTACCAATACTTGTCTAAACTTATTAACtcttcctttgggtttttttttttttcctttcttctctacTCAGGATATCCTTTTGCCTTGTTCCAGCGCTATTTCCTCTTCCAGAAGGAGACCTACCTCATTCATCTCTACAATGTGTTCACAGGACTCTCAATTGCTTACTTCAATTTTGGTAAGATGAGTTTGGGAAAAGAGAGCTGCCTGGCCCAGGGCGAGCTGCAGTTTAGGAGAACCTGTAAATGTAATTTCTACTtcttatctctctctcttttcctgtccCACAGGGATGCAGTTTTTTCATTCCCTGATATGTGTCCTAATCCAGTTCCTCATACTGAGACTAATGGGTCGCACAATCACTGCCGTCTTCACCACGTTCTTCTTTCAGATGGTAAAACTCCCTTTCTTACTCCATCGGTTTGTAGAAGGGAGCCCTCTGTTCAGTTTTGCACTTCCCAGTAGCAACTGTGGGTGGAAAAGTGGAGGCAGATCAAAACCAGCTGGAGGAATTAGTTTGAATAACCCAAACAATGGTTTCTTTCAGACATACCTTATGGCTGGATATTACTTCACAGCCACAGAACATTATGACATCAAGTGGACAATGCCACATTGTGTCTTGACACTTAAGTTAATTGGTGAGTGACACCCCTCTTCTATCTCTTGCACTCTGCAAGCTGTGCTTCAGGGAAGAGAGGACTTGCTTATTCAGCCCATCCCAGGGATTCAAATAACTGTTTCTCACCTCTAGGTCTGGCCATCGATTACTATGATGGAGGAAAAGATCTGGTGAGTAAGACCATTTCTCCATCATTCCATGCTGTTCCAGTGAGCTAGAGGTCAGAAAATGAAGTTCAAAGAATGTGAGTTAGCAGGCTGCATTGTTTGGTAAAAGCCATAACTGAGAGGGGAGCCTCTGTGAGTGTCTGAGGGCACTGAATTCTGGagtggaaagaaataatttggaaCAGAGACAGTAGTGATTAGAGATGGACAAAAGTTGTTTCAGTTATGTCAGAATATTACCCTGCTCCCTTCCAAATTCCCCACCATCTCTTTCCCCCAAATGTGTTGCGTTAGATTCCTAATCCCCGATGCTCTGTGTCTTGTGGGTAGTGCACTTTGAACTTGCATACCATCAGTACTGGGTCTCAGTTcccatcttccttttctttgattAGTTTTAGCATACCCTGGTGAACAGTTGCCCTTTACCATTTGTTAGGGCCCTCTTTTTAGAGCAGATAAAACAGTGACAGAAGTTGTGCAGCACAGTGTGTGGGAGAGGGCATTGCACTTGATACACTTAATCCTACTTCAAGTGTCTTGATCCCCCACCTCGTGTTTGAGGCTTGACCTGGTCTTTAGCATCCATGGAATCACTGCTGACTGCAAGAAAACAACGTCAAGCTGAAATTTCCCAAGCTGAAGTTTCAAGTATTTAAAGACGATGAATTCTTGCATCAAGAAGTAGGAATTGTAGTATGATAAGGTCTTGAGAGTACATGCAACTGCAGTCAGGGACCGGAATAAGTCAGATACAGTCCTTTTGCTATGCCTACTGTGCTGACAGGGATGCATGTCAATAGGTCCCTTCCATGTTTTGAGCTTATTTGGGAATAGAGATCTGTGCAACTCATCTCAACCATTGGATCTTCTTGCTGTTTAGAGGGAGAGGGGATAGagagggctggggagaggaaTGGATGAGAAATACAAAGTCTAAAGTTCTGTGTACCTGGAGAGCAAGAACTGAGACCAGTAAGGAGGCAGGCTGAAAACATAACATCCAGAGCTAGTATGAATTCCCCGGGATGATGTTAATGCCACTCCCTTTGGTGCAGGAGTTCCTGACCCCTGAGCAGCGGCGATTTGCTGTCCGGGGAGTTCCTACCTTCCTGGAGGTCTCAGGATTCTCCTATTTCTATGGTGCCTTCATGGTTGGGCCTCAGTTCTCCATGACAGACTATCAGAAATTGGCAAGGGGTGAGATGACTGACGTCCCAGGCCAGAGACCCAATAGGTAATATAAAGCGACTTGGCTTTTCACCTTCCTGCAATCCTAGAATGCTGAATCCTCCACTGAATCCTCTATGTTCCCTGCAGCAAACTGCCTTCTTGCCTGGACACAGGAGTACTGTGACCAAAAGTGATTTATAAGACAAGGCAGTCTTTCAAAAGTTGCTTGTAACTCTCCACTTAATGTCCCAACATTGTTCCAGGGCATGAATGTCAACAGTTATTTGACATCTTTAGTACAGACTCGGTTCCAAACTGGTAATATTTGCATCCCAGCTTCCAAatggaggcagctgctgcagtggaaTGTGGTACCCCCCTATTGCTGTCCCCccacctcctcttctccacctctgtttttaaaattctggatTTGATGGTCTCTTTCCAAGGCATTTCTTTGACCTTcgtatttttctttctcagttttgtgCCTGCTCTCAAGCGCCTGAGTTTGGGTCTTGTGTTTCTAGTAACCTATACCTTATCAAGTCTGTACGTCTTTGATGAATACCTCATCTCAGATGACTATATGGTATGTATTGACTTGGTTGTGTGGGGTGTGGGCACAAGAGTagaatttgttaatttttaaatttttttttagctttccctcaatttaaaagcaattcagcaattcagtcaTTCAATAGTGATAAGCCTTTCCACAATTGATTTGGCTTTACTGCCTATCTGGTGGATTCTATTTGATGCAGAACAGGAATGTGTTATGGGGAACTGAACCAAATCAAAACTTTTACAAATAGATAATTAATCTTAGATGCTACTGCTAGTTTTGGAAACCTATgtattttatgatattttaattaCCCTCCTAATAACAATTACATGCAAAGAACTTCACTAGAGTAACTTGCAAGGCTCATCAGAATCTTTGAGGTGCTTAGAAAACTCCTAACAAATAATTCCTACTTGCAGATTATCAGCATTTCTGTGTCAATGTGATTAAATAAGAGTGTAAATTTCACAATGATTATGCTAATCCCAGAGTCTTCCCAAACTTTAGCTATTTCAGTACAGCCACATATTACCAAAGGAAGGAGAACAATGTATAAGTTTGCATAAGCCTGGCAGCCTACTCCGTACAGCAGTCTCAACACATACAtcagataaaaacaaaagacagtGATGAGATCTCGTCTACCTTGTCCCATTATGGCCACTCAACTCtcgtttttatttttattctgtttcgCTCTTGTCTCTGCAGGAGAAGCCTTTCTGGTTCCGTTGTGGTTACATATTGATCTGGGGCAAAATTATACTCTACAAATACGTAACTTGCTGGCTTGTTACGGTGAGTCTACATGTTGTTCCAGAGGCAAAAGACGAACGAATAAAGGTCACACCCTTGCAGCTACTTAGTATGCTCTTAGACTTAGCACTAAATGGAAGAAATTCAAATATCTAGAGATCAGTACAAGTCAATTCAGCTTGCTCCAAGTTAGCCAAGACTAGATAACTAAAAAGCAGGCAGTTTTTAAGCCATTTGTTCCATCTGCAGTGGTGCTCTCCACTCAACACAGTGAGAGTCAGAGCTttctcagctctgcctttccaACAAAAAAAGGGCAATATTTTCCTCTTATCTTACTCGTGTATTTTTTGATAGGAAGGTGTCTGCATCCTTGTTGGTCTGGGGTACAATGGGAAGGACCAGAATGGAAAGCCTTTGTGGAATGCCTGTGCCAACATGAAGGTCTGGCTGTATGAGACAACACCTTTGTTCACAGGGACCATTGCTTCTTTCAACATCAACACCAATGCTTGGGTAGCCCGGTGAGCAGGACAGAATTCTCCTTCTATAATGTGTTGGCGACATTATATGTTGACAGAACCAAGATCCTCGGCTGAGCAGGAGCATTAGAGGAAGAATCTGCCAGTTTCTTGCactttctttcatgttttgctgctgtgccaTTAGAAACAGGTTATGGGGTTACTGGGTTAGAGAGATCTTTTAATGCACCTGGAGGGGGAGTTTACTAATAAAGGCAAGCAGTTGATGGCAGCAGAGACTAGAACAGAACTGCAGCAAGCCCTTgagctgcctgcctgctcaGCCAGCCTCAGAACTGCTCTCACAGCTGGTTCCTGCATCATGGCTCTTGATGCTCCTGTGCCAAACTCAACTGGGTTCAGCATTTGCTGGGATACAACTAAATTGTACATAATGAACCCCTTCTCCCC from Chiroxiphia lanceolata isolate bChiLan1 chromosome 2, bChiLan1.pri, whole genome shotgun sequence includes these protein-coding regions:
- the LPCAT3 gene encoding lysophospholipid acyltransferase 5 — translated: MAVAAAGWSLARLAEALGSSEQALRLILSILMGYPFALFQRYFLFQKETYLIHLYNVFTGLSIAYFNFGMQFFHSLICVLIQFLILRLMGRTITAVFTTFFFQMTYLMAGYYFTATEHYDIKWTMPHCVLTLKLIGLAIDYYDGGKDLEFLTPEQRRFAVRGVPTFLEVSGFSYFYGAFMVGPQFSMTDYQKLARGEMTDVPGQRPNSFVPALKRLSLGLVFLVTYTLSSLYVFDEYLISDDYMEKPFWFRCGYILIWGKIILYKYVTCWLVTEGVCILVGLGYNGKDQNGKPLWNACANMKVWLYETTPLFTGTIASFNINTNAWVARYIFKRLKFLGNKLLSQALALFFLAIWHGLHSGYLVCFQMELLIVIVERQFINLVRDSPLLSTLASITLLRPIFYVLQQTNHWMFMGYSLVPFCLFTWDKWMKVYRSIYFFGHVLFFTLLLVLPYIRRLIVPRKEKLKRAE